A genome region from Aliivibrio salmonicida LFI1238 includes the following:
- the astD gene encoding succinylglutamate-semialdehyde dehydrogenase: MTHWIAGDWVSGHGETIQSLSPYNSNVVWQGESATKDQVESAVSAARHAFIEWKKQPFEARQVIIERFAALVKENTDKIAEVISKETGKPFWETKTEAGAMVGKIAISIRAYHERTPHKEREAAGNKIVLRHRPLGVMAVFGPYNFPGHLPNGHIVPALLAGNTVVLKPSEQTPWTSEVIMKLWQQAGLPNGVINLVQGARETGEALASAKGIDGLLFTGSANTGHILHRQFSGDTGKMLALEMGGNNPMVISKSFGEQEAAVYTIIQSAFISAGQRCTCARRLYVPIGKAGDELLVRLVEVAKTIVVDQPFAENTPFMGPQISIAAAEFILNAQKNLQDLGGESLLEAKSLGHAFVSPGIIDATNVAELPDEEYFGPLLQVVRYETLEEAVELANDTRYGLSAGLVSTDDSEWEYFVEHIRAGIVNRNRQLTGASGDAPFGGPGASGNMKPSAYYAADYCAYPMASMEGDACEIPAQLSPGLTL, from the coding sequence ATGACACATTGGATTGCAGGGGATTGGGTTTCTGGCCACGGTGAAACAATACAATCATTAAGCCCATACAACAGCAACGTTGTATGGCAGGGAGAAAGCGCAACCAAAGATCAAGTTGAGTCTGCGGTTAGTGCGGCACGACATGCCTTTATTGAGTGGAAAAAGCAGCCTTTCGAAGCGCGCCAAGTGATTATTGAGCGTTTTGCAGCGTTAGTGAAAGAGAACACGGATAAGATTGCTGAAGTCATTTCTAAAGAGACTGGAAAGCCTTTTTGGGAAACAAAAACAGAAGCGGGCGCGATGGTAGGTAAAATTGCTATCTCTATACGTGCGTATCATGAAAGAACGCCCCATAAAGAGCGTGAAGCGGCGGGAAATAAAATAGTACTCAGACATCGCCCATTAGGTGTAATGGCGGTCTTTGGACCGTACAACTTCCCTGGTCACCTCCCTAATGGCCATATCGTTCCTGCATTGCTTGCGGGTAACACGGTGGTATTAAAACCATCAGAGCAAACGCCGTGGACCAGTGAAGTCATTATGAAGTTATGGCAACAAGCGGGTTTGCCAAATGGGGTGATTAATTTGGTGCAAGGCGCTCGTGAAACTGGTGAAGCGTTAGCGAGTGCCAAAGGTATTGATGGTTTGCTGTTTACTGGCAGTGCCAATACGGGGCATATCCTGCATCGTCAATTTTCTGGTGATACCGGGAAAATGCTCGCTCTAGAAATGGGTGGCAATAATCCAATGGTTATTTCCAAGTCCTTTGGTGAGCAAGAGGCCGCAGTTTATACGATTATTCAGTCGGCATTTATTAGTGCAGGCCAGCGTTGTACTTGTGCCCGTCGTTTGTATGTTCCTATAGGTAAGGCGGGAGATGAGTTATTAGTTCGTCTTGTTGAAGTGGCAAAAACCATCGTGGTTGATCAACCTTTTGCCGAGAATACGCCATTTATGGGACCACAAATCTCAATCGCAGCAGCAGAGTTTATTCTCAACGCTCAGAAGAATTTACAAGATTTAGGTGGGGAGTCTCTACTTGAAGCTAAAAGCCTAGGTCACGCCTTTGTTTCTCCGGGGATTATCGATGCTACTAACGTTGCTGAATTACCCGATGAAGAATACTTTGGACCATTGCTACAAGTCGTGCGTTACGAGACATTAGAAGAAGCGGTAGAGCTTGCTAATGACACTCGCTATGGTTTATCTGCGGGTCTAGTATCGACGGATGACAGTGAGTGGGAATACTTTGTAGAACACATTCGTGCAGGTATCGTTAATCGCAACCGTCAATTGACAGGTGCGAGTGGTGATGCGCCATTTGGTGGCCCAGGTGCATCGGGTAATATGAAGCCGAGTGCGTATTATGCGGCAGATTATTGTGCTTATCCAATGGCATCGATGGAAGGTGATGCGTGTGAAATTCCTGCACAATTATCTCCAGGACTAACTCTTTAA
- a CDS encoding DUF1338 domain-containing protein → MNNVNSLFSALWQDYVVRLSPSAGKVRQLLSGGDEIINDHIALRTFNLSKVGLSTLAAPFLAMGYKACDEYEFVAKKLKAQHFEHPDPKAPKVFISELLVEELSVQAQDIIHKLVKQVPAHYFVSNDFLSSGRPWSLSYEEYETLAKESEYASWLAAHGYGANHFTVYVNQLDGFDSVVDVNQHLRKAGFSINEVGGEVKGSPEVHLEQSSTMADKVTVNFTEGEFDIPGGFYEFAKRYALPTGELYQGFVEASADKIFESTDG, encoded by the coding sequence ATGAATAATGTGAATTCTTTATTTTCGGCACTATGGCAAGATTATGTCGTTCGGCTATCTCCTTCTGCTGGGAAGGTTCGACAATTACTGTCTGGCGGTGACGAGATTATTAATGATCACATCGCATTAAGAACGTTTAATCTATCTAAAGTGGGTTTATCTACGTTAGCGGCGCCATTTTTAGCGATGGGCTATAAAGCGTGTGATGAATATGAGTTTGTTGCTAAAAAATTAAAAGCTCAACATTTCGAACACCCAGATCCAAAAGCGCCTAAAGTGTTTATTAGTGAATTATTAGTTGAGGAACTTTCTGTTCAGGCTCAAGATATTATTCATAAATTAGTTAAACAAGTGCCTGCCCACTATTTTGTTAGTAATGACTTTTTGTCTTCTGGCCGACCTTGGTCATTAAGTTATGAAGAGTACGAAACGTTAGCAAAAGAAAGTGAATACGCTTCTTGGTTGGCGGCTCATGGTTATGGGGCAAATCATTTTACTGTGTATGTTAATCAGTTGGATGGTTTTGATAGCGTGGTGGATGTAAATCAACATCTTCGAAAAGCGGGTTTTTCTATTAATGAAGTTGGTGGAGAAGTAAAAGGATCTCCTGAGGTTCATTTAGAGCAGTCCTCAACGATGGCTGATAAAGTAACCGTAAACTTTACTGAGGGTGAATTTGACATTCCGGGTGGTTTTTATGAGTTTGCCAAACGTTATGCCTTACCTACAGGGGAATTATATCAAGGGTTTGTTGAGGCTTCTGCGGATAAGATTTTTGAAAGTACCGATGGGTAA
- the crp gene encoding cAMP-activated global transcriptional regulator CRP: MVLGKPQTDPTLEWFLSHCHIHKYPSKSTLIHAGEKAETLYYIVKGSVAVLIKDEEGKEMILSYLNQGDFIGELGLFEEGQERSAWVRAKSPCEVAEISFKKFRQLIQVNPDILMRLSAQMATRLQITSQKVGDLAFLDVTGRIAQTLLNLAKQPDAMTHPDGMQIKITRQEIGQIVGCSRETVGRILKMLEEQNLISAHGKTIVVYGTR; this comes from the coding sequence ATGGTTCTAGGTAAACCTCAGACAGATCCAACATTAGAGTGGTTCTTATCTCATTGTCACATTCATAAGTACCCATCAAAAAGTACTTTGATTCACGCGGGTGAAAAAGCTGAGACTCTTTACTACATCGTAAAAGGTTCTGTTGCTGTACTGATTAAAGATGAAGAAGGAAAGGAAATGATCCTTTCTTACCTTAACCAAGGTGACTTCATTGGTGAACTTGGTTTGTTTGAAGAAGGCCAAGAACGTTCAGCATGGGTTCGTGCAAAAAGTCCTTGTGAAGTTGCTGAAATTTCATTCAAGAAATTCCGTCAACTTATTCAAGTAAACCCAGACATTCTGATGCGTCTTTCTGCTCAAATGGCAACTCGTCTACAAATCACTAGCCAAAAAGTGGGTGATTTAGCATTCCTAGACGTAACAGGCCGTATCGCTCAGACTCTACTGAATCTAGCTAAACAACCAGATGCAATGACTCACCCAGATGGCATGCAAATTAAGATCACTCGTCAAGAGATCGGGCAAATTGTAGGTTGTTCACGTGAAACTGTTGGTCGTATCTTGAAGATGCTTGAAGAGCAAAACTTGATTTCAGCACACGGTAAAACAATTGTAGTTTACGGCACTCGTTAA
- a CDS encoding OsmC family protein, with amino-acid sequence MNAEVKWIDGFTFLGQSQSGHSVVMDGNGGEKAPSPMELVLMAAGGCSSVDVIDGLKSANQAVTGCVAKLSSARRDVAPKLFTHVNIHFEVTGDKLDPTIVERVTADSLQKYCSVCLMLGSGIEMTHSWEIIA; translated from the coding sequence ATGAATGCTGAAGTTAAATGGATTGATGGATTTACTTTCTTAGGTCAATCACAATCTGGTCACTCTGTTGTTATGGATGGTAATGGTGGAGAAAAAGCACCAAGCCCGATGGAATTGGTATTAATGGCGGCGGGGGGATGTAGCTCTGTTGATGTGATTGATGGCTTGAAATCAGCCAATCAAGCGGTCACTGGTTGTGTCGCTAAGCTATCAAGTGCTCGTCGAGATGTGGCACCAAAATTATTTACTCACGTAAATATTCATTTTGAGGTAACAGGGGATAAGCTTGATCCTACGATCGTGGAAAGAGTGACGGCAGATTCTTTACAGAAATATTGTTCAGTGTGTTTAATGCTTGGCTCGGGTATTGAAATGACTCACAGCTGGGAAATCATTGCGTAA
- the hslU gene encoding HslU--HslV peptidase ATPase subunit, protein MSEMTPREIVHELDSHIIGQDKAKRSVAIALRNRWRRMQLQPELRAEVTPKNILMIGPTGVGKTEIARRLAKLANAPFIKVEATKFTEVGYVGKEVDSIIRDLTDVAIKMTHQQAVEKVKFRAEEQAEDRILDILLPPARDAWGKNEEGDNDSGTRQSFRKKLREGKLDDKEIDVDVAAPQVGVEIMAPPGMEEMTNQLQGMFQNLSGGETTKKRKMKIKDALKALAEEEGAKLVNPEELKEQAIFNVENHGIVFIDEIDKICKGSNSQSGDVSREGVQRDLLPLVEGSTVSTKHGMVRTDHMLFITSGAFQMAKPSDLIPELQGRLPIRVELEALTANDFKRILTEPNASLTEQYIALLATENVNIEFTEDGISRIAESAFRVNETTENIGARRLHTVMERLMEEISYDASEKGGDSLTVDDAYVTSRLGELIENEDLSRFIL, encoded by the coding sequence ATGTCTGAAATGACTCCTCGTGAAATTGTACACGAATTAGATAGCCATATTATTGGTCAAGATAAAGCAAAACGATCAGTCGCCATTGCATTACGTAACCGCTGGCGTCGAATGCAACTTCAACCAGAATTACGCGCAGAAGTAACGCCTAAAAACATTTTAATGATCGGACCTACAGGTGTCGGTAAAACAGAGATTGCTCGTCGTTTAGCAAAACTAGCCAATGCACCGTTCATTAAAGTAGAAGCGACTAAATTCACAGAAGTCGGTTATGTAGGCAAAGAAGTCGACAGCATCATTCGTGATTTAACCGATGTCGCGATCAAAATGACACATCAACAGGCGGTAGAAAAAGTAAAATTCCGCGCTGAAGAGCAAGCTGAAGATCGTATCCTTGATATTTTATTACCACCCGCTCGCGATGCATGGGGTAAGAATGAAGAAGGTGATAATGACTCTGGCACTCGTCAATCTTTCCGTAAGAAATTGCGTGAAGGCAAATTAGACGATAAAGAGATTGATGTTGATGTTGCTGCACCTCAAGTGGGTGTCGAAATCATGGCTCCTCCAGGCATGGAAGAAATGACGAACCAACTTCAGGGCATGTTTCAGAACCTATCTGGTGGCGAAACAACGAAAAAGCGCAAGATGAAAATCAAAGATGCGCTTAAAGCCCTTGCTGAAGAAGAAGGCGCTAAATTAGTCAACCCTGAAGAGCTAAAAGAACAAGCCATATTTAACGTAGAAAATCACGGCATCGTCTTTATTGATGAGATCGATAAAATCTGCAAAGGATCAAATTCTCAATCTGGTGATGTATCTCGCGAAGGCGTTCAACGTGACCTTCTTCCATTAGTGGAAGGCAGCACAGTAAGCACGAAACACGGCATGGTTAGAACTGATCACATGCTATTCATCACATCAGGTGCATTCCAAATGGCGAAACCATCCGATTTGATCCCTGAATTACAAGGTCGCTTACCGATCCGTGTTGAGCTAGAAGCGCTAACGGCAAATGACTTTAAGCGTATTTTAACCGAGCCAAATGCCTCACTAACTGAGCAATACATCGCTCTATTAGCGACTGAAAATGTCAATATCGAATTTACTGAAGATGGTATTAGTCGTATTGCAGAGTCTGCATTTAGAGTTAATGAAACGACAGAGAACATCGGTGCTCGTCGTTTGCACACCGTAATGGAACGTCTAATGGAAGAGATTTCTTATGATGCTTCAGAGAAAGGCGGTGACAGCTTAACGGTAGATGACGCTTATGTAACCTCTCGTTTAGGTGAATTAATTGAAAATGAAGACTTAAGTCGCTTCATTTTGTAA
- the hslV gene encoding ATP-dependent protease subunit HslV, with the protein MTTIVSVRREGKVVIAGDGQASQGDMIAKGNVKKVRRLYNDSVLVGFAGSTADAFILFDLCERKLEMHQGNLTKAAVELAKDWRSDRNLRRLEAMLIVADDTTSLIISGTGDLINADNDLLTIGSGGYFARSAATALLENTDLDAYDIAVKALTIAGDTDVYTNHNHTVEVLDTNK; encoded by the coding sequence GTGACTACAATTGTTTCTGTTCGCCGTGAAGGCAAAGTCGTTATTGCTGGTGATGGCCAAGCATCTCAAGGCGATATGATCGCTAAAGGCAACGTAAAAAAAGTTCGTCGTTTATATAACGATTCTGTACTCGTTGGATTCGCAGGCAGCACCGCAGATGCCTTCATTTTGTTCGACCTATGTGAACGAAAATTAGAAATGCACCAAGGTAATTTAACGAAAGCCGCCGTTGAACTAGCAAAAGATTGGCGTAGTGATCGTAATTTACGTCGTCTTGAAGCCATGCTAATTGTTGCCGATGACACTACCTCACTGATCATCAGTGGTACTGGTGACTTAATCAATGCAGATAATGACCTCCTCACTATTGGTTCTGGTGGTTATTTTGCTCGTTCTGCGGCAACCGCATTATTAGAAAATACAGATTTAGATGCATACGATATTGCAGTGAAAGCACTGACTATCGCTGGTGATACTGATGTATACACCAATCATAACCATACCGTTGAAGTTCTTGATACCAACAAATAG
- a CDS encoding SPOR domain-containing protein, whose product MANKDYVKRGRSPQKAPKKTAKKKGVKKPVSSGSTPWKAVAVAGLLVAVFGYALYFLNDAPEPKTKPEIVEAVAPKPKDSTSNIPPLPKEQWSYMDELPNKEIAVEQKDLKVSEIPYIMQCGAYKNRSQAEERKMNIAFQGLTSTVRHSEGSSWFKVVLGPYKFKRDAEKDRHKLQRAKIEPCAIWKDQ is encoded by the coding sequence GTGGCTAATAAAGATTATGTGAAACGTGGACGCTCTCCTCAGAAAGCGCCAAAAAAAACCGCCAAGAAAAAAGGCGTAAAAAAACCAGTATCTAGTGGCTCAACGCCATGGAAAGCTGTTGCTGTTGCAGGATTACTTGTCGCCGTATTTGGTTATGCATTGTACTTTCTAAACGATGCGCCAGAACCAAAAACAAAACCTGAAATAGTAGAAGCTGTTGCTCCTAAGCCAAAAGACTCAACAAGCAATATTCCACCGCTACCAAAAGAACAGTGGAGCTACATGGATGAGCTTCCAAATAAAGAAATCGCCGTTGAGCAAAAAGACCTAAAAGTCTCAGAAATTCCATACATAATGCAATGTGGTGCTTATAAAAATCGTTCTCAAGCAGAAGAGCGAAAAATGAATATTGCTTTCCAAGGGTTAACGTCGACGGTTCGACACTCAGAAGGAAGCAGTTGGTTTAAAGTGGTGCTTGGACCTTATAAATTCAAGCGTGACGCAGAAAAAGATCGTCATAAATTGCAACGTGCAAAAATAGAACCTTGTGCAATTTGGAAAGATCAATAA
- the cytR gene encoding DNA-binding transcriptional regulator CytR — protein sequence MATMKDVALSAGVSTATVSRALMTPEKVSLSTRKRVEDAVLETGYSPTTLTRTLRRNESKTIVTIVPDICDPYFSDILRGIEDAAVENGYIILVGDSSQQKKREQTFVNLVYTKQVDGMVLLGSDLPFSVSRQEQKNLPPLVMACEYAPELELPTVHIDNLTAAYEAVNYLTKLGHKRVAEISGPEDSALCQFRHQGYQQALRRAGITMNTTYVHYSDFSFQAGAKAITSLLSLSSPPTAIFCHNDIMAIGAIQKAKQMGFRVPQDISIMGFDDIEFSQYCDPPLTTISQPRYEIGRQSMLMLLDLLKGHDVRSGSRLLESSLVVRESTAPPKNT from the coding sequence ATGGCGACAATGAAGGATGTTGCTTTGTCTGCGGGAGTATCAACAGCAACCGTATCACGGGCATTAATGACACCAGAGAAGGTATCATTAAGCACTCGAAAAAGAGTGGAGGACGCCGTTCTGGAGACGGGTTACTCTCCAACAACATTGACGCGAACCTTGCGTCGTAACGAATCAAAAACCATCGTAACCATTGTGCCTGATATCTGTGATCCCTATTTCAGTGATATCCTACGTGGTATTGAAGATGCAGCCGTAGAGAATGGCTACATCATTTTGGTTGGCGACAGTAGCCAACAAAAGAAACGTGAACAAACTTTTGTCAATTTAGTCTATACCAAACAAGTTGACGGTATGGTTCTCCTCGGTTCAGATCTTCCATTTAGCGTCAGTCGTCAAGAACAAAAGAATTTACCCCCATTAGTGATGGCGTGTGAATACGCTCCAGAACTCGAATTACCTACCGTTCACATTGATAACCTAACCGCGGCTTATGAAGCGGTGAATTACCTAACAAAACTGGGTCATAAGCGCGTCGCTGAAATTTCAGGTCCTGAAGATTCAGCATTATGCCAATTTAGGCATCAAGGTTACCAACAAGCATTACGCCGCGCAGGAATAACAATGAACACCACTTATGTTCATTATTCTGATTTTTCTTTTCAGGCTGGCGCTAAAGCAATCACAAGCTTACTCTCATTATCATCACCGCCAACGGCTATTTTTTGTCATAACGATATAATGGCGATTGGTGCGATTCAAAAAGCAAAGCAAATGGGATTTCGAGTTCCACAAGACATTTCAATCATGGGCTTTGATGACATTGAATTTTCACAGTACTGCGATCCGCCACTCACCACCATATCTCAGCCTAGATATGAGATAGGACGCCAATCGATGTTAATGCTTTTAGATTTATTAAAAGGTCATGATGTGCGTTCAGGCTCTCGACTTTTAGAGTCATCTTTAGTGGTAAGAGAAAGTACGGCTCCCCCTAAAAACACCTAA
- the priA gene encoding primosomal protein N', which yields MSYSIAHVSLPVPLDRTFDYLIKAGQHPVIGGRVKVPFGRQRLIGIVTKLSNDSEFAREKLKGLDSVLDSTSLWPPHLYKLLNWSSTYYQYPLGETLANAMPSWLRKGREASFAALKAWQITELGKNQDLNKLTRAPKQAKALNLVRHQQCSHEQMLEEDITAATLKAVVDKGWIEEISLAPKPTYWQRNVEITQEKPQLNEEQAIAIATVNANPEFGCYLLDGVTGSGKTEVYLQLLEPILHAGRQALILVPEIGLTPQTINRFKRRFNVPVDMIHSALNDTERLNAWLAARDNHAGIIIGTRSALFTPFNDLGIIIVDEEHDASYKQQDSMRYHARDLAVMRANLDNIPIVLGSATPALETLHNAKVGKYHHLTLTKRAGTAIPARHGVLDVKGLYLNSGLSAPLIAQMRKHLSEGNQVMLFLNRRGFSPALMCHECGWMAECKRCDAYYTFHQHSNEIRCHHCGSQQPIMHQCQGCGSTQLISVGVGTEQLETQLMTLFPEYKTVRIDRDSTRRKGSLENYLDAIKNNEYQILIGTQMLAKGHHFPNVTLVGLIDVDSSLFSSDFRAPERLAQLFIQVAGRAGRASKPGEVILQTHHPEHSLLQSLLRHGYGHFAEHALNERKFAQLPPYTHLSLFRAESNNNDNVEQFLRQVRDILESNPQYHDATPVLGPIPAPLARRAGKYRWQLLFQAPNRTVMQSMLRGAKTAIELLPLAKKVRWTLDIEPQDLS from the coding sequence ATGTCCTATTCAATTGCACACGTTTCACTGCCCGTTCCTCTTGACCGCACCTTTGATTACTTAATTAAAGCCGGACAACACCCTGTCATTGGGGGCCGTGTAAAAGTGCCTTTTGGTCGTCAGCGCCTTATCGGTATAGTCACAAAATTAAGCAATGACTCTGAATTTGCTCGTGAGAAATTAAAAGGATTAGACTCCGTACTCGATAGCACTTCTCTCTGGCCTCCTCACCTTTATAAGCTTCTTAATTGGAGCAGCACTTATTATCAATACCCATTAGGGGAAACCTTAGCGAATGCGATGCCATCGTGGCTACGTAAAGGCAGAGAAGCCAGTTTTGCTGCACTAAAAGCGTGGCAAATTACTGAGCTAGGAAAAAATCAAGATCTCAACAAACTGACTCGAGCACCGAAACAAGCCAAGGCCCTTAACCTTGTTCGTCACCAACAATGCAGTCACGAACAAATGCTTGAAGAAGACATTACGGCTGCAACCTTAAAAGCCGTCGTGGATAAAGGATGGATAGAAGAAATCTCTCTTGCTCCAAAACCAACTTATTGGCAACGTAATGTCGAAATAACACAAGAAAAGCCACAGTTAAATGAAGAGCAAGCTATTGCTATTGCCACGGTTAATGCAAACCCTGAATTTGGTTGTTACTTATTAGATGGCGTTACGGGATCGGGTAAAACGGAAGTGTATCTCCAGTTATTAGAGCCTATTTTACACGCAGGCCGACAAGCACTTATTCTTGTTCCTGAAATAGGATTAACCCCACAAACCATTAATCGCTTTAAGCGTCGTTTTAATGTGCCTGTCGACATGATCCATTCTGCACTTAATGATACCGAACGTTTAAATGCATGGTTAGCAGCACGAGATAACCATGCCGGCATCATTATAGGCACTCGCTCAGCACTTTTTACCCCATTTAATGATCTCGGTATCATCATTGTCGATGAAGAACACGATGCCTCTTATAAACAGCAAGACAGCATGAGATATCACGCCCGAGATCTGGCAGTAATGCGAGCAAATTTAGACAATATTCCGATTGTGCTAGGCTCAGCAACGCCAGCTCTAGAGACGTTACATAATGCTAAGGTCGGTAAATACCACCATCTCACATTAACCAAACGCGCGGGTACTGCAATCCCAGCTCGACATGGTGTGTTAGATGTCAAAGGCTTGTATCTAAACAGTGGATTATCTGCACCTTTAATTGCTCAAATGAGAAAACATTTATCTGAAGGCAATCAGGTGATGTTATTTTTGAATCGCCGAGGATTCTCCCCAGCCCTAATGTGTCACGAATGTGGCTGGATGGCCGAATGTAAACGCTGTGATGCTTATTATACGTTCCACCAACACAGTAATGAAATTCGCTGCCACCACTGTGGTTCACAGCAGCCAATAATGCATCAATGCCAAGGCTGTGGATCCACTCAGCTTATTTCTGTAGGGGTTGGTACCGAACAGCTCGAAACTCAACTAATGACCCTCTTTCCTGAATACAAAACCGTTCGTATCGATCGAGACAGTACTCGCAGAAAAGGCAGCTTAGAAAACTATCTAGACGCAATTAAAAACAACGAATACCAAATCCTTATTGGCACTCAAATGCTAGCAAAAGGGCACCATTTTCCTAACGTAACCCTTGTCGGTTTAATTGATGTAGATAGTTCATTGTTTAGTAGTGATTTTCGAGCTCCTGAACGTTTAGCTCAGTTGTTTATCCAAGTCGCTGGACGCGCAGGGCGAGCAAGTAAACCAGGGGAAGTGATCTTACAAACTCACCACCCTGAACACTCTCTTTTACAAAGCCTTCTACGTCATGGTTATGGTCACTTTGCTGAACATGCGTTAAATGAGCGCAAATTCGCTCAGCTCCCTCCTTATACGCATTTATCTCTCTTTAGAGCAGAGTCCAATAACAATGACAATGTCGAGCAATTCTTACGACAAGTCCGTGATATTTTAGAAAGTAACCCTCAATATCATGACGCCACACCAGTGCTAGGGCCTATTCCGGCACCTTTAGCACGTCGAGCCGGAAAATACCGTTGGCAACTGCTCTTTCAAGCGCCAAATCGTACCGTAATGCAATCAATGTTACGTGGTGCAAAAACCGCGATTGAGCTATTACCATTAGCTAAAAAAGTACGTTGGACTTTAGACATTGAGCCACAAGACCTTAGTTAA
- the rpmE gene encoding 50S ribosomal protein L31 produces MKVGIHPEYKAVKATCSCGNEFEFKSALGKDTIHLDVCGECHPFYTGKQRIVDTGGRVDRFNKRFGAIGSKK; encoded by the coding sequence ATGAAAGTAGGTATCCACCCAGAATACAAAGCTGTTAAAGCTACTTGTTCTTGCGGCAACGAATTTGAATTCAAATCAGCGCTAGGCAAAGACACAATCCACCTAGACGTATGTGGCGAATGTCACCCGTTCTACACTGGTAAGCAACGTATCGTAGATACTGGCGGCCGTGTTGATCGCTTCAACAAACGTTTCGGTGCAATTGGTTCTAAAAAATAA
- a CDS encoding malic enzyme-like NAD(P)-binding protein: MSEDFREQALHYHAYPTPGKIEIALTKPADTVEDLALAYSPGVAEPVREIAKNPDDVYKYTSKGNMVAVISNGTAILGLGNLGPLASKPVMEGKSLLFKRFAGLDSIDIEVKHRTIDEFVDTVANIADTFGGINLEDIKAPDCFEIERRLIERCDIPVFHDDQHGTAIVTAAGMLNAIELQGKKLEDAIIVCLGAGAAAVACMEMLIKCGAMREKIYMLDRKGVIHTRRDDINEYKQRFANNTDKRTLEDVIEGADLFLGVSGPNLLPPEALKLMADKPVVFACSNPDPEIKPELAHEVRNDLIMGTGRSDYPNQVNNVLCFPFIFRGALDVRASVINDEMKLAAVEAIRQLTKEPVPVEVLKAAGVDSLEFGKGYIIPKPMDPRLLPRVAKAVAQAAVDSGVARIEMPEGYMEA, encoded by the coding sequence ATGTCTGAAGATTTTCGCGAACAAGCTCTCCATTATCACGCTTACCCAACGCCGGGTAAAATTGAAATAGCACTGACTAAACCCGCCGATACGGTAGAAGACCTTGCTTTGGCTTATAGCCCAGGAGTAGCTGAACCAGTACGTGAAATCGCGAAAAACCCAGACGATGTTTATAAATACACGTCTAAAGGCAATATGGTTGCGGTTATTTCAAATGGTACGGCTATTTTAGGCTTAGGTAATTTAGGTCCTCTGGCTTCAAAACCTGTAATGGAAGGCAAATCATTACTTTTCAAACGATTTGCCGGTCTAGATTCGATTGATATCGAAGTGAAACATCGCACTATTGATGAATTTGTAGATACAGTGGCGAACATTGCAGATACTTTTGGTGGTATTAATTTAGAAGACATCAAAGCCCCTGATTGTTTTGAAATTGAACGTCGTTTAATTGAACGTTGTGATATTCCTGTATTCCACGATGATCAGCACGGTACTGCAATTGTAACGGCAGCGGGCATGTTGAATGCTATCGAGCTTCAAGGTAAGAAGTTAGAAGACGCGATCATTGTTTGTTTAGGTGCGGGTGCCGCGGCGGTTGCCTGCATGGAAATGCTGATTAAATGTGGCGCGATGCGCGAGAAGATCTACATGCTTGATCGTAAAGGCGTAATTCACACTCGTCGTGATGACATTAATGAATATAAACAACGTTTTGCGAACAACACAGATAAACGTACGCTTGAAGATGTTATTGAAGGCGCTGATTTATTCTTAGGGGTATCGGGTCCTAACCTATTGCCACCTGAAGCGCTTAAATTAATGGCTGATAAGCCCGTTGTATTTGCTTGTTCAAATCCAGATCCTGAGATCAAACCAGAATTGGCTCATGAAGTTCGTAATGATTTAATTATGGGTACTGGTCGTTCTGATTATCCTAACCAAGTAAATAACGTACTTTGTTTCCCATTTATCTTCCGTGGTGCACTCGATGTTCGTGCAAGCGTGATTAATGATGAAATGAAATTGGCTGCGGTTGAAGCAATTCGTCAATTAACGAAAGAACCTGTGCCTGTCGAAGTATTAAAAGCGGCGGGTGTTGATTCTTTAGAGTTTGGCAAAGGTTACATCATTCCTAAACCGATGGATCCTCGTTTACTTCCTCGAGTTGCAAAAGCGGTAGCACAAGCCGCGGTTGATTCAGGTGTCGCTCGTATTGAAATGCCAGAAGGATACATGGAAGCGTAA